tgaaagagaCTTTAATTGATGTACAAATTTTAATGACAGCGCCGCAGCCAAGCCAACACTGGAGTTGGTAAGAGGAAGCccaaaacaaattttgttgaagttcGTACATTTTTGCATCTGTATAGGAGTTTTGATCGAATGTGGATATTCTTTATATTGGCTTTACAGGTAATTGTAGTGCTTGGACCTGTGGAATGTCCTTTATGTTGACTCTAAGTAAATGTCTAGAGCTATGGTTACGTGTGTAAACTTCACCATGCAAAATATGTTTCAAATATGAGAGTATTTGTTTCAGGCAATGATTATCATAGGATGGAGTTCCTTGGGACCTGTTGGGGTGTTTTTTGAAGAAGATGTCTTCAGAAATGTTATGACTATATTCATTACATACgcttttctcaattttcttcAAGGTACTTGATTcctgtgttattattattactattctgTTGTGTCATGACTTTATTAATTTAGAATGAGTATATTCTTTATGTTGTTTTAATAGCACTTACTGACAtcatttattaactttttttctcaTAACTTTTATTTGCAGTAACTCTTGATATCATTCTGACATGGAATGCATTGAAGAACATGAAATTTACTCAGTTGCTTcgatattttttgaaatttgtggTAGCAGCTGTTTGGGTTGTTGTTTTGCCAGTCTGTTATTCCAGTTCACTAGTGAATCCATCTGGGCTTATAAAATTTGTCACTAGTTGGGCTGGGGATTGGGGGAATCAGTCCCTTTATACCTATGTTGTTGTATTATATATGCTTCCAAACATAGCGGCTACAATACTCTTTTTCCTTCCTCCTCTGCGGAGAAAATTGGAGCGCTCAAACATGCGAATCCTTACCTTTTTGATGTGGTGGGCTCAGGTCTGCAATacattcatttatttgtttattttattgtggAAATACCTAATGGATGCTTCTTGTATtaatttctttctattttctaattgaaatatggTTTTGGTGTGCTTTGTCTAACATTGACCATGCTGCAGCCAAAGTTGTACGTAGGAAGAGGCATGCATGAGAACATGTTCTCACTGCTCAAGTGAGTGAgaatttattatcaatttttattatccTTTTCCTTTTTGAATCCAGTTCTTTTTGTGGGATGGAGGGGGAGGATTTCAAGGTGAAACCTTCGTTTTACTCCaaccaagtttttttttttataattggcTTAGTTTGTGTTCCGCAAATCTTTTAGAAAgatgatattcataaaaatgaCTGTACTATTCCAATTGTATTTTGTTATGTTAAACACGATTTGATTTATTAAATGCTTTTTAAGATATTGTACTTAGCATACAGGGAACCctttttttcaatgaaaattatattcttCTATTCCTTAAAGCTTTTTCAAGAAGCtaagaacaaatatttttacccCAAAAAGCATACAGGGAATCCTAGTTAAAGACATACTGATGAATATATCTGTCAACTTCCTTTTAGTGTTTTCATCATATGTTTTACAGGACTATTTTGGCCCATATAGGGACAAcagatcaatttttttatattgtcttaaaatttgaTCAGACTAATGATTGGGTATTTAATTCAATCATATGCACATATTTTCTGCTTCTATTATTAAGtatattttcaaatcttttggctttgaaatatattttattatggcAGGTACACCCTCTTCTGGATCATGCTACTGATTAGCAAGTTAGCATTCAGCTACTATGTGGAGGTATTATTTatgtaattgattttttatttaaatttcttctaatttccATGGCTTGTTGACgattgttggaagtcccacatcgactagagataagacaatttcatagtatataagtgaggtgcaaacctcatcttacaaggtggttttgtggggttaagttaggcttaaagcccacttctaacatggtgtACTAtcgagataagacaatttcataatttatagaAGTGAGGTCTAACAACGACAAAACACATGTAAGGGATAAAAAGCATATCTTGAATAATTAGTTTTTGGTTCCTAAACCTTGTATGACTTTTAGTCtcgataaattattttttgaagcttttgtacttattattttattttggtcccTATAAATATCTATTTTTCGTTTTGGTCCCtataatattttgttcattttgaATTAGTCTCTTCGAAAATATTTGAGGGGCTAGAAGCAAATAATCTACATATAACAAGAACTAAATCATATTAATAGATATTTACAaggagtaaaataaaataacaaggaccaaaataaaaaaattacacggACATGATGTTAAgcaaaatttttataaagataaaaaagtacAATAAACTATACTTCaagaacaaaaaaacatatttaacccttcatGTTATTGTGAGTGTATTAAAAtatgtacaaaatattttagaggACAAGAATTATGAGTAATAGATTTCTATAAATAGGGTTAGGAGTTTGGTAATTAATTCCTACCATAAATAGGGCTGTTAGTGCATTGTCTTTGGCATCACATTCAAAAACATACCACCCAATATGATTTAAACAACCATATTGGGTGGAgcaaactcatattttgttattaataatttttttttttttaaattatacatctGTGTTtaagttctatttttgtaaaattcaacATCGATGCTATCACAGTCTCACATATACTTCAAATAGGCAAGCTTAACGCTAACAATTTTGAGCTTTAATATTATGTGTTAACTAGAAACAATTCCTAAACATGGTATATAAATATAGACAATTGTCACCTTACAAGACAGTTTTGTAGggttgaattaggtttaaatCACTTACTAAAATGGTaccaaagttttattttttcttcggCAGCAGCCTTAGCCTCTGAGCACTTTTACTCTCAAGCAGCTGCTGCGTTCTCTAAGTATTTTTTTACTTGAAGAATTGTCGCACTTTTTGTTCACTTTTTTGCTCTCCTGCTGTGGTGTTTGACCTCTAACACAAGCTTGCAACTGAAAATTTGCTTCTCTAGAAACAGCTATGCTACACCTGCACCAAATTGATGCGTGAAACCTTGTCATTGTTAGCTCTAGCAACCAACAGTGACATATGTCTCTCAAGGGGCTAATGTTGATGACATTTGTAGCAAGCTTGACTCATATCATACACATGCTCCAGCTTCAGGgagaatgttaaaaaatatgatttgattACATTATATAGggaaatatatatatgactCGTGTATGCATAACACACACCTACAAGCAATCCTTTTCAAGATGGTTTCAGAACCTATCACAGATCCATTACAAAGGCCACTCACCATGTTATATAAGTACCAAACCCAGTAGTACTAGATGTGAGGGGGTGTATTGGGGAAAGCCCAACTCAACTAGAGATAGTGGCAAATATAATTGGAGGTAATCCTCATTTTACAAGATGGTCATTTAGGATTGAGCTAAGCTTAAATCATTTACCAAATCATGTAACTGTTAATCAGGAAATTACATTGATGATAATAGCACACGGTGTCAACATCTCAGGACTCTCCTTTTTCTCTTGTTCTCATTTTCTCTTCAATTAGACATTTGTGCAAAACTTTATAAAAGTAATGAAATCAATTCCCAGTATATGAACTATCAAATTCTTGCAATCATGTTTcatgtattttctttattcctCTTTATATCCATGTCAGGATTGTACGAAactcaacaaatattttaaactgtAATTCACTAAATTTGTTTCTGTTTCATTCTGAATTTATCTTTCCACAGATATTGCCCCTTATTGGACCCACAAAATTAATCATGGGGATGTCCATTGATAACTACCAGTGGCATGAGTTCTTTCCAGAAAATGGTAAAGATTTTTTGTCCTTTTCACATCTAGCTATCTTTGCTACTTGTTCTGTTGTCATAGCTAGCTTCAACTCACATTTTGTAACTGCTACAGAGACTCACAATATTTGTATTGTCATTGCAATATGGGCTCCAATTATCCTGGTAAGTATAGTAGGAAAGGAATTTTGGACTAACGAACTTCAATTTATTCTATTACTCTCCCTTCACATTGGTACATTAATTCATTccattgtaatattttattaatatataggTTTATTTTATGGATACTCAAATATGGTATGCTATTTATGCCACACTGTTTGGTGGCATTATTGGAGCTTTCAGCCATTTGGGAGAGGTTAGTGGCATGCTTAttgcaaaattttatatttgacctTTGTGATCCCCccttattatttgaattattctttaatCCCACGAGAAAATGCATTATTTGTAAACTacaattgtttataattttttatttatttatttgaaaatttgctTGGTATATATTAGTGATGTTATACTTTTCTGGTTATGATGCACATATACTTCAAATTTGGTGATGTAGACAAGTCAGATGCTGATATATGTTATACTGCTGCTTCTGTACCAAAAGCATGAATGCCTCGTCTTCAAACGAAATTGTTTTTGGATAACAATAATGATTCTATGTAAATTTGATTGCAGATATactttttataatgtttttcaaGATATTAAAGACAAACAATAATAGGATGGTGATGGAAAAccaatataaatatcatattatatatttaagaaaaataaagaaatcaagaaaaataaatcaataacatATACACAATttataatcattatattttaatatataatgtacTTGTATCCTATGTTTTAAATTGTCATATTTATGTATTCTCTTATTTTAGCCAGTACTTGTACCCATTCCATGCAACATAGTTTGCTTTTTGTAATTTTCTCCTAATGTTTTGCATCCCTTAGATAAGGACGCTTGGAATGCTACGGTCTAGATTTCAGTCTGTTCCAGTAGCTTTCAGTCAGCGCTTTTGGACAGGAAGAGATAGAAAGACTAAACAGGAGGAATCGGTATTGCAGTTCATGTTTCAAACTTTAGTATTTAtgtacaataaaattatataactaCATAAAACTTGAATAAGTATCTGGTGTCTTATGAATGAATTTTCGGTGCCAGGATGAGACCTATGAACGGAATAATATTGCATACTTCTCTCAGGTTTGGAATGAGTTTATAAATTCTATGAGAGAGGAAGACCTCATCAGTAATAGGTTCTAACTACTGGCCTTATACATCTTGTATCGCATGCCTGGTCCTGAATTTCAAGCttctgatatatttttaattctgatTTCCAGGGATAGAGATTTGCTTCTTGTCCCATACAGTGCAAGTTATGTTTCTGTAATTCAGTGGCCTCCATTCTTGCTTGCTAGTAAGGTGTGTCATACGAGTGGTTCCCTATGGCAAGAAGTTTATTATGATTGAATGAATGTGTCTTTTGCTTCgttctaaattttttcaatttgatagATTCCTATTGCTGTTGACATGGCAAAAGATTATAAGAAGGAGACTGATGATGATTTGTTCAGAAAGATAAAGAATGATGGGTATATGTATTCAGCAGTTGTTGAATGCTATGAGACTCTCAAGGACATCATATTGAACCTTCTGCTTGAAGAAGAAGATAGGCTGTAAGAGAGAAATACTTGTATAGCCTCTGTTCACCCATTTAATTTTCCTCTTATTGGAATCCTCATGAGTATTGGGTTTCTTCCATCTATGTACAGGGTTGTGAGCAGTATATGTGGTAAAGTAGAACAGTGTATACTTGATGAAACATTTGTCAAGGAATTCAATATGAGTGGCCTACCTTCTCTCAGTGAGAAGTTAGAGAAGTTCTTAACTCTACTGGTAGGTTTTCCCACTCATGCTACCTTTTCTTTCTCAGTATATTTCAGTTCCTTTTCGTAGACTTATtcatatattgaaaatattatttttcacctATTGGCAGCGATCTGAAGATGGCAAACTTGAATCCCAAATAGTCAATGTCCTGCAAGATATTGTAGAAATTATCATACAGGATGTCATGGTTGATGGCCATTTGTATGTTTGAAACAGTGACTGGGACATTGGTTTatgacttctttttttttttttcccttaaaCCCTATAGTAAGTACTGCTTTACAATATTGGTACTGTTCTGCCTTCTCCAGGTTTCTGCAAACTCCTCAGCAATATCATTTAGAGAGAGGGCAGAGGTTTGTCAGCATTGACACATCATTTACACACAATAGAGCAGTGATGGAGAAGGTACTCTTAATTATAGTTTAGGGAATCTATTACATTATTCTTTTTGAATGTGCTATTGCTTACAagtttctcttttctctctgtAGGTTATTAGGCTTCATTTGCTTTTAACAGTCAAGGAATCAGCCATAAATGTTCCCCAAAATATAGAAGCTCGCCGCCGAATTACATTCTTTGCAAACTCCTTATTTATGAATATGCCAAAGGCTCCCAAAGTTCGGGACATGTTGTCCTTCAGGTCAGTCATTGTGATACAATAATACAttgaaaaaaagggaaaaaaatagaATGAGTATTGATTAAATTGAAGTACAAGCTCGTGAATGATTTTACATGTCCACCACCTCAAACAAGAGTGCTTTGAGATTAAAGCATGGACAAACACATTGGTATActctattttttgttgaaatttattGGATTAATGAGGGAAATAAAGATCAAACTTCTTAAGAAGTggattttaagcctaactcaatcttAAAAAATCGGTTCATAAGGTAATGTTTgcatctatttatatattataaattctcCTTATTTTCACCAAGGTATATACATCTAGAATATGAGGCTAGACACTAATGGGTGGTAGGATAGGcctaacaaacaacaaatttcactATGATAACCCatttatatacttaaatttGTCTTATCTCCAGTCAATATGAGATTTCCAACAAAACTCTTGAAGACTTGGTTATGTAAACTCTTATACCATCTTATGAACAATTTTatatcaaacaaataaattttgaaatggacGGTTGGATTTTCCTTTGTGCACAATGTCTACcgaaccaatttttttattggcTCAAAAGAGAAGAATGATTTAGATACTAATCAGATGTCCTTTTTCGTCACGATTTTCActttattgtttctttttaaatcaAGATAAAAATGCTATTGCATCACTATACATGCTATAATCCTAATTAGGTTAGCAATATACGTTGACACCAAATTAATTGTGGCTGCATCCATGTATCTACGTGTTAACTTTATCAAATATATGGATTATTGTTTACTTTTTGCTGAGAGAATTATTGGGAGAAGTTTGTCACTAAACCTAACATGCTCTGTTATTTATTGGTTATTTTACCATTAATTATAGTGTACTATGGTGGCAAATTCACTAATATCTGGCCAAACTATCTGCAATTGATATTTCTAACGTAAAACATAATTACACTTCACAGCATATTGGAATAAtgctaaatttttaatattagtgtTAAGTTAAATTCCTAACAATTTTCCGAAACTACTACTGTGAAATGTAACTTATCTGAATATTGCTTCAGTGTTCTGACTCCCTATTTCAAAGAAGATGTTCTATATTCTGATGAAGAACTCAATAAGGAAAATGAAGATGGGATATCAATTTTGTTCTACCTAACCAAGATATATCCTGGCGAGTACTTTTATATGCTTACTTATATTTCTGTCCCTCTTGTCTATGTGCCCTCATTTACTAACTGAAACTGATGTACTGTAGATGAATGGGCCAATTTCCATGAGCGACTAAAAAGTGAAGATATTGAAGAAGACAAGGAGGAGTTAATGCGCCAGTGGGCATCTTACCGAGGGCAGACACTCTATAGAACAGGTCTTGATTGTAATGAACGGTATTTTCATTGCTATATTTTAGTATCCATTccaattttaatgttatttttcaacttCTTGTTTTTGTTAGTGAGAGGAATGATGTACTATTGGCAAGCTTTGATCCTTCAGTGCTTCATAGAATCTGCTGGAGACAATGGTTATTTCTCTATTTGCACACTGTGTGCAAGTTAAAATTTGAGATATGCATTAGCGTTtcatttataaatgaaatatacGTCTTTTCTCTTGCAGCTCTATCTGAAGGTTTCCGGACAATGTATTCCTATGACACAAATAAGAAGCTTCTTGAAGATGCACAAGCTATGGCTGATTTAAAGTTCACCTATGTTGTTTCTTGTCAAGTGTATGGTTCTCAGAAGAAGTCCAAAAATACTAGAGACAGAAGCTGTTATAATAACATTCTCAATCTGATGTTAATGTGAGTCAATACAACCAGCGCTGAACTTTATTAGTTCTTGTATTTGTAAAACAGCAATGAGATTGAATGGAAAAATGGAACATTCCGTGCAGGTATTCAGCCCTTCGTGTTGCTTACATAGATGAAACAGAAGAAACAAAGGATGGAAAATCTCAGAAAGTATATTATTCTGTTCTTGTCAAGGGAGGGGACAAGTATGATGAGGTATGGACAAAACATCCTTGTTTTATGCTTTATTCCgagttgtgttttttttttcatttttaacgGAATTTAGTTTCTATTGTCTACCagtgcaatattttttttatgctcAACCAATAAATAATTATGCTAGGTATGTGGTAGATACTGAAATTATGATAAGAATAATACAAAGAAATTCAGAGAACAAGCTGATTACATTGAAAATATCATGAGTTATaaactgaaaagaaaaatataaaagaagctGTGCTTTTCTGCCCTGTGACCCTAGCCACTACCAAAACTACCTCCTCTGCATTCCTTCTAATATGTCCTTGACTATAACTCTCTGTACCCTCCTCTCCACTATCCTGTTGCCAGGTGTCCTGTCTGTCATACAATCATAACAGAATTCTATATCCATTTCCCGAACTACCCTTATTTCTTCTTTCTGTTCTGTTGTTGACTTTAATCGTGTTATGGTATCCTTATATCAGTTAGTGTAATCCACAAATAGTTTCTGTAGAGGGTGATCCTAATCTCTGTAACTATATCTCAGTTAGTTACAACAGTTTCTCATGTTACAACTGTTTTGTTAACTGTCACATCAGTGCTGTGTCAGCATAGTAGCCCTAGCTTTCAAATAACTCTTCTTAGAGTGTCTATTAATATGTATTgctgaatatttcaaaattgataaaatctttctttctctttattttacTGAATATTAGGTTGTGATATACTGGAGGTCCATTGTGTTGAGTTGAGGCTCATTAATATGGCTTTTAAGTTAATTGTTGTAAAAATAAGCAAATTTACCGTACATGACAGTTTGTGATTGGATTGTACTGCAAAAACCCCTTACACAGTCAGTgctagaattttttttatatcaaatatattgCTGGTAGCATCGTGTGCTTCTAGAGTAAGGATGCACTAAAAACCaagataaaaaggaaaaagaattacATCAAACCCATGTAGAAGCAGGCAGACCTAAAAAACGGTTTGTGGAAAAAAGTACAGCCTGATACAATCAAGCATCCAATCATACCAATAAAAATCACATTGAGTTTCTATTCCTAAATTTGAACCAAGGTTCAGCTGTCACATGAGCAGACCCAAATAGCCccaagtttaataatttaaaagaccCATAATATTCTAAACTAAGCACCATCATTGTTTCTTGGTCTCAGGTGGCCTTCCAGGCTTTTTCTTTCCtagaatatttatatttagataGAAAAGGTTGAAATGCTGGAAAAAGTCGCTAGCTGGGTGAGATGATAGACTCAATAGGCCTTGCTTGAATAAGCTTTGATATTACATTAGGAAGCAtattttaagcctaactcaacctcacaaaatcgATTTTTTAGACGAGGTTTGCTtctatttatatactataatttggtCGAATCTTTAGCTGATATGGGATCTGCAATGCAACAagccaaaaattaaaaaggttgTTAGTGCACAGAATATTTACTCTTAATAAAAcgttgtaaattaaaattttgttttgtaaactTGTTCTTTTGTAAACTTACTCTTaaatttttcattcttcttgATTTCCCCTCTGTCCTCTATACATAAAACCACATAtgttaaaagttataattcTAATATATGGAGAATGGAATGCATGACTTTCTCATTCTGtgctatttttaattatatatttctattgttgaaaataaaagattgaAAGTAGACAGAAATTCAACTAAAAGGAGCAATTTACGTTGTTTTTATCCAACAGTAAATAACCACTTCTTTATCAATGGAAAAACCAATATGGAGCAGATACTTTATAGTTGAAGCAAATGGAAAGATATGCTTACAGTTACAATAATTCTAGAGTAAAATACGATTAGGGTGACAAACTAAAGGATGGTATGTACTACTATTTGCATGGTATAAAGGATAAACTGAAGGGGTTTTCTATTGTAACTGTTGTGCCTAAATATATGATGAAAGAGTTTGATATTGTGCACATTGCTCAATTCATGTCAAGTTGGTTTTCTGATTTGAACAGCCTTTAATTTAGTTCAAATTATTCTGTATTGCATTTCTAGGAAATATATCGCATCAAGCTTCCTGGTCCTCCAACAGAAATTGGTGAAGGGAAACCTGAAAACCAAAATCATGCCATTATATTTACTCGTGGAGAAGCCTTGCAGACTATAGACATGAATCAGGTAACTTTTCCTTAGACTTcaatttaatacaaattaagCAGCACTTTTTGTATAACTCAATGCTTCTAACTCATGTTTCTTCTGTTAAGGATAACTACTATGAAGAAGCtttcaaaatgagaaatgtGTTGGAAGAATTCCGAAAAAGACGTAGTGGGAGACGGAAACCCACCATATTGGGTATAAGGGAGCATATATTTACTGGAAGGTCTGCCTTgagacaataataatattaagttttatttgaattaaatttttcgCGATCAAGAAAATATATACTTCTATATCATCAAACATGTATTGGCACAAGTTATCCATGCTTATGTGTTTCTTATTCTGCAGTGTTTCTTCACTTGCTTGGTTTATGTCAAACCAGGAGACAAGTTTTGTAACCATTGGCCAAAGAATTTTGGCAAATCCATTAAGgttagtcctaatttttttgtCCTGTGATACTGACTGCAAGTATGATAATCCACTGGGATTTTCATATTGTTTTCACATCTTTTACCTTATTCTCTATTTTGTTTCCTCCGCTTAGTTAATGTACAAGAAAGGgtacaatttattatttatggacTTTCCCACCTAAAATTCCTTTAGGCTTCAAACATGAACAGAGCACAGACAGGTCACTACTCTGTGCTGCAACTGAACTTAATACAAGAATAGGACAGTCTTGCGTTATATGAACTAaccttttttctttacttcagTTAAGTAATCCACATTTCTAAATTTGTAGGGTCCGGTTTCATTATGGTCATCCTGATATATTTGACCGAATCTTCCACATAACAAGAGGTGGCATAAGCAAAGCATCAAAAGTTATAAACTTAAGTGAAGATATATTTGcaggtaataataataaatgatatcCTACCAATCAATTTTCTTCTAATTGCACTTTCAATTCAAATCCATATTGGTAATTTATATGGGTGTGCAATTTTTGACTAATTATGTTTTACATTCATAGGGTTCAATTCAACTCTACGTCAAGGATTTATCACACATCATGAATACATACAAGTAGGTAAGGGGCGTGATGTGGGCATGAATCAGATATCACTCTTTGAGGCTAAGGTAGCAAATGGAAATGGAGAACAATCACTTAGTCGGGATGTTTACAGACTTGGACGACGATTTGACTTTTACAGAATGTTGTCATTCTACTTCACAACAGTTGGTTTCTACTTCAGTAGCATGGTAactaatcaaatcaaatattggGGATCTTATCTAGATAGTTTAAGATATATCGATAGTAATCTATCTGCAATTTTTCGTGAAATGAGTGATTTCTTAAGGCTCAATTTAAGCACTTGGTGTCTAGACACGTGTACAACATAAAAGAAGGAGTGTAGACATTTCTTAATAAGTATTTAATATGTGTGGTTCATTTAGTTTAGAGAAGCCTTATGTTGGCCATATATAGTCTTCAAAAAATTGGTGACTAAATATTAGAGTTTGCCTTGCTCTAATGTTTAgtctttcaaaaatttattatgtttagtCTTCCACATGGACTTATATGGTAACATTTTAGATCTTTGTGGAAATAATTGGGTGACACAATATATAGAGGACTACTAAGGTGACAATTTAAATCATCGAAAGAATGATTCGGTAACCAACACTTTTGAAGGACATATCATCATGTAACTTTGAAGGAAGAAATGAAggttttctttttagtttaattCAGACTACTTTGAGATTGTGTTCACCTTTTGAAAGTGGAAGATGAAAGGTATTTATCAAAATCACATTTCACATGcctaaattttaaagaaatctaCGGCAATCaacttaatttttaagtttacatgtctTGTTGACTGTTTAGTGAAATATTGCAAAACTAGAACTACAATACAATTAAAGATATTACTAGAAAACTAAATACAGAAGCACATGATTCTATTCTTGATGTTTAAAATGAACTTATGCTAACGCCTGTATTTGGACGTTGTGAATTTTTCAGATTACTGTGTTGACTGTGTATGTGTTCCTATACGGACGTTTATATATGGTTTTGAGTGGTGTTGAGAGAGAAATTCTCCAAAGTCCAAACATACATCAGAGCAAAGCCCTTGAAGAGGCTTTGGCAACTCAGTCTGTTGTTCAGTTAGGCTTACTACTTGTGCTGCCCATGGTTATGGAAATTGGCTTGGAGAAGGGATTTCGGACTGCCTTGGGTGATTTTATCATCATGCAGCTGCAGCTAGCCTCTGTGTTCTTTACTTTTCAGCTTGGAACAAAAGCTCACTATTATGGAAGGACACTCTTACATGGAGGCTCTAAATATAGACCAACTGGTCGCGGATTTGTTGTCTTCCATGCAAAGTTTGCCGAGAACTACCGGATGTACTCACGAAGTCATTTTGTGAAGGGCCTTGAGATACTCATACTATTGATTGTTTATGAAGTCTATGGGGAGTCATATCGC
This portion of the Vigna unguiculata cultivar IT97K-499-35 chromosome 6, ASM411807v1, whole genome shotgun sequence genome encodes:
- the LOC114187800 gene encoding callose synthase 7-like produces the protein MASTSGTKGPFEIGRQPSKRMVRAPTRNVDLGNEEGVVDSEIVPSSLAVLVPILRAALEIEEENPRVAYLCRFHAFEKAHTMDPTSSGRGVRQFKTYLLHKLEKEGELTERLVQRSDARELQTYYQQFYEKKIRDGEFSQRPEEMAKNVQIATVLYEVLKTMVAPQNIEEKTKRYAEDVEHKRGQYEHYNILPLYAVGVKPAIMELPEIKAAISALCKVDNLPMPIIRARPDASNEDSTMPTERLKKVNDILDWIASVFGFQKGNVANQREHLILLLANLNIRDRVESSSQLHVETVEKLMGTIFKNYESWCHYVRCESNLRFLEDYDLQQIELIYIALYLLIWGEASNIRFMPECICYIFHHMCHEVYRILDKNPSRVTGSTEIVEGRDDEYFLREVISPIYQVLMKEAKRNNKGKASHSNWRNYDDLNEYFWSKKCFDDLKWPWDPKADFFRHSDETQTRHRRRSQANTGVGKRKPKTNFVEVRTFLHLYRSFDRMWIFFILALQAMIIIGWSSLGPVGVFFEEDVFRNVMTIFITYAFLNFLQVTLDIILTWNALKNMKFTQLLRYFLKFVVAAVWVVVLPVCYSSSLVNPSGLIKFVTSWAGDWGNQSLYTYVVVLYMLPNIAATILFFLPPLRRKLERSNMRILTFLMWWAQPKLYVGRGMHENMFSLLKYTLFWIMLLISKLAFSYYVEILPLIGPTKLIMGMSIDNYQWHEFFPENETHNICIVIAIWAPIILVYFMDTQIWYAIYATLFGGIIGAFSHLGEIRTLGMLRSRFQSVPVAFSQRFWTGRDRKTKQEESDETYERNNIAYFSQVWNEFINSMREEDLISNRDRDLLLVPYSASYVSVIQWPPFLLASKIPIAVDMAKDYKKETDDDLFRKIKNDGYMYSAVVECYETLKDIILNLLLEEEDRLVVSSICGKVEQCILDETFVKEFNMSGLPSLSEKLEKFLTLLRSEDGKLESQIVNVLQDIVEIIIQDVMVDGHLFLQTPQQYHLERGQRFVSIDTSFTHNRAVMEKVIRLHLLLTVKESAINVPQNIEARRRITFFANSLFMNMPKAPKVRDMLSFSVLTPYFKEDVLYSDEELNKENEDGISILFYLTKIYPDEWANFHERLKSEDIEEDKEELMRQWASYRGQTLYRTVRGMMYYWQALILQCFIESAGDNALSEGFRTMYSYDTNKKLLEDAQAMADLKFTYVVSCQVYGSQKKSKNTRDRSCYNNILNLMLMYSALRVAYIDETEETKDGKSQKVYYSVLVKGGDKYDEEIYRIKLPGPPTEIGEGKPENQNHAIIFTRGEALQTIDMNQDNYYEEAFKMRNVLEEFRKRRSGRRKPTILGIREHIFTGSVSSLAWFMSNQETSFVTIGQRILANPLRVRFHYGHPDIFDRIFHITRGGISKASKVINLSEDIFAGFNSTLRQGFITHHEYIQVGKGRDVGMNQISLFEAKVANGNGEQSLSRDVYRLGRRFDFYRMLSFYFTTVGFYFSSMITVLTVYVFLYGRLYMVLSGVEREILQSPNIHQSKALEEALATQSVVQLGLLLVLPMVMEIGLEKGFRTALGDFIIMQLQLASVFFTFQLGTKAHYYGRTLLHGGSKYRPTGRGFVVFHAKFAENYRMYSRSHFVKGLEILILLIVYEVYGESYRSSHLYLFITISMWFLATSWLFAPFLFNPSGFDWQKTVDDWTDWKRWMGNRGGIGISADKSWESWWDEENEHMKHSNIRGKILEIILAFRFFMYQYGIVYHMDITHHHKELLVFGLSWAVLIIILIVLKMVSMGRRRFGTDFQLMFRILKALLFLGFLSVMTVLFVVCGLTISDLFAAIIAFMPSGWAIILIAQACKVCLKGAKLWDSVKELSRAYEYVMGLIIFLPTAILSWFPFVSEFQTRLLFNQAFSRGLQISMILAGKKDTYKSD